A window from Listeria seeligeri serovar 1/2b str. SLCC3954 encodes these proteins:
- a CDS encoding NAD(P)/FAD-dependent oxidoreductase — translation MQKIVIIGAGIVGASAAYLLSKENVEVTLIDSSEPGQASRAAAGIICPWLSKRRNKYWYELAKNSAAFYEEIAQMLREDTGKETGYKQVGVLALRQTEEKLETLFKLAKERRVEAPNMGVIEKLTEAETKEKFPLVKPGFGSIYVSGAARVNGSLFCQTLLMAAKERGVKILVGKAAFSAAGEVFIHGRKENYDKLIIATGAWLASFLQDAGYKTEVLAQKGQLLELDFGSMNTADWPVILPPSSKSIVPFEDGKVIVGATHEKTAGFDIEPTAEGQAEILEEVTKFMEDVSNEKIANVTVGTRPYTPDFAPLIGSLPGFDSVFLANGLGASGLTTGPYVAKVLVELALDLPSELPLENYSPSKYISK, via the coding sequence ATGCAAAAAATTGTCATTATTGGTGCTGGAATTGTTGGAGCGAGCGCCGCATACTTGTTATCCAAAGAAAATGTAGAAGTTACTTTGATTGATTCAAGTGAGCCCGGGCAAGCAAGTCGTGCTGCTGCGGGAATTATTTGCCCGTGGCTTTCGAAAAGACGGAATAAATACTGGTATGAACTGGCCAAAAATAGTGCTGCTTTTTATGAAGAAATAGCCCAAATGCTAAGAGAGGACACTGGGAAAGAGACGGGCTACAAGCAAGTAGGTGTGCTTGCACTGAGACAAACCGAAGAAAAATTAGAAACACTTTTTAAACTTGCAAAAGAAAGACGAGTAGAGGCGCCAAATATGGGTGTAATCGAGAAATTAACAGAAGCAGAAACGAAAGAAAAATTTCCATTAGTTAAGCCTGGTTTTGGTTCGATATATGTGAGTGGCGCTGCTAGAGTAAACGGAAGCCTATTTTGCCAAACATTGCTTATGGCTGCTAAAGAGCGGGGCGTGAAAATTCTGGTTGGTAAAGCGGCTTTTTCTGCGGCAGGTGAGGTGTTTATCCATGGGAGGAAAGAAAACTATGATAAATTAATTATCGCGACCGGCGCTTGGTTAGCAAGCTTTTTACAAGATGCAGGCTATAAAACAGAAGTGCTCGCGCAAAAAGGACAATTACTTGAACTAGATTTTGGTAGTATGAATACAGCTGATTGGCCAGTAATTTTACCACCAAGTAGCAAATCAATTGTGCCGTTTGAAGACGGAAAAGTGATTGTTGGTGCGACCCACGAAAAAACTGCTGGCTTCGATATCGAGCCAACAGCAGAAGGACAAGCAGAAATTTTAGAAGAAGTTACAAAATTCATGGAAGATGTGTCCAATGAAAAAATAGCGAATGTCACAGTTGGAACAAGGCCTTATACACCTGATTTTGCTCCATTAATTGGGTCACTTCCAGGTTTTGATTCGGTATTCCTTGCAAATGGCTTAGGAGCATCTGGTTTAACTACAGGACCTTATGTTGCGAAAGTTTTAGTAGAATTAGCGCTTGATTTGCCAAGTGAATTGCCGTTAGAAAATTATTCGCCAAGCAAGTACATTAGTAAATAG
- the dapB gene encoding 4-hydroxy-tetrahydrodipicolinate reductase, with the protein MKVAVSGFKGRMGHEVVKTILREEDLELIAVLDHKTNEKNISEIVEFSALDVPVYADLSEMLENAKPDCVVDFTTPKVGYTNMKTILEHGVRAVVGTTGFQPEQIAELRKIAETKKIGAVIAPNFAVGAVLMMQFAQKAAKYFPNVEIIELHHDNKLDAPSGTAVKTAEMMAEVRDYVKQGAAEEVELIEGARGGEFEGMRIHSVRLPGLVAHQEVIFGAEGQGLTLRHDSYDRISFMSGVALSVRKTKELETLIYGLENILD; encoded by the coding sequence ATGAAAGTAGCAGTATCTGGATTTAAAGGAAGAATGGGACATGAAGTAGTAAAAACGATTTTAAGAGAAGAGGACCTAGAATTAATTGCTGTGCTTGATCACAAGACAAACGAAAAAAACATTAGCGAAATAGTGGAATTCAGCGCATTAGATGTACCTGTATACGCTGATTTAAGCGAGATGCTAGAAAATGCTAAGCCTGATTGTGTCGTTGATTTTACGACTCCAAAAGTAGGTTATACGAACATGAAAACGATTTTAGAACATGGTGTTCGCGCAGTTGTTGGAACTACCGGGTTTCAACCAGAACAAATTGCCGAATTAAGAAAAATTGCCGAAACTAAAAAAATTGGTGCAGTAATTGCTCCAAACTTTGCTGTTGGTGCTGTTTTAATGATGCAATTTGCTCAAAAAGCGGCAAAATATTTTCCTAATGTAGAAATTATTGAGTTACATCATGATAACAAATTAGATGCGCCAAGTGGTACTGCTGTGAAAACGGCCGAAATGATGGCGGAAGTGAGAGACTATGTTAAACAAGGCGCGGCAGAAGAAGTGGAATTGATTGAGGGTGCGAGAGGCGGAGAATTTGAAGGAATGCGGATTCATAGCGTTCGCTTACCTGGACTTGTCGCTCATCAAGAAGTGATTTTTGGGGCAGAAGGTCAAGGTTTAACATTACGTCATGATTCCTATGACCGAATTTCCTTTATGTCTGGAGTAGCACTTTCGGTTCGCAAAACAAAAGAATTAGAAACACTTATTTATGGCTTAGAAAATATTTTAGACTAA
- a CDS encoding GGDEF domain-containing protein — translation MLNILESLWSSMALFLSALFFHGMALRSLRDKKPAWFQSKFANEIINYSLGIYYGFLGIYFIIRGLPGTDSGIYTDMLLNILIILHIFSSAGPATVALLLIITGKLFLGNALFANLLYVFLIIGFYFVCMEVAKLRLSTVQKVILIKLGAIPLMLLYLHQKIHIAYTVESLPVWIFYFFISFFITFIIVSAAYYIDTSNKLIYELQQSTILDPLTGLSNFRHFEQMFDSAFQYAAMKKANLNLIIIDIDYFKRVNDTYGHLVGNSVLSTFSQMLLKISFPPNTVIARIGGEEFAIILPNISASETEHLAEKIRKKVEKIEFPIVATGSVITISAGIANYNGSNYLTPEALLQAADQALYNAKRNGRNQVHIRETETVL, via the coding sequence ATGCTAAATATTCTTGAATCATTATGGAGTAGCATGGCGCTTTTTTTATCAGCGCTTTTTTTTCACGGAATGGCGCTTCGGTCACTTCGGGATAAGAAACCTGCTTGGTTCCAAAGTAAATTCGCCAATGAAATTATCAATTATTCATTGGGTATTTATTATGGCTTTTTGGGCATATACTTTATTATTCGAGGATTACCAGGAACCGATTCTGGAATTTACACAGATATGCTATTGAATATTTTAATTATTTTACATATATTTTCATCAGCTGGCCCAGCAACAGTTGCTCTTTTATTAATTATTACTGGGAAATTATTTTTAGGCAATGCTCTATTCGCTAACCTACTTTATGTATTTTTAATTATCGGTTTTTATTTTGTTTGTATGGAAGTTGCCAAACTGCGCTTAAGCACTGTTCAAAAAGTAATATTGATTAAGCTAGGAGCCATCCCATTGATGTTACTTTATTTGCATCAAAAAATACATATTGCTTATACAGTCGAAAGTTTACCAGTATGGATATTTTACTTTTTCATTTCTTTTTTTATTACTTTCATTATTGTTTCCGCAGCGTATTATATTGATACATCTAATAAGCTAATTTATGAGCTGCAGCAATCAACTATTCTTGATCCACTGACCGGTTTATCAAATTTTCGTCATTTTGAACAAATGTTTGATTCTGCCTTTCAATATGCTGCTATGAAAAAAGCCAATTTAAATTTAATAATTATTGATATTGATTATTTTAAACGGGTAAATGATACTTATGGACATTTGGTGGGCAACAGTGTTTTATCCACATTTAGTCAAATGTTGTTAAAAATAAGTTTCCCACCAAATACTGTCATTGCGCGAATCGGCGGCGAAGAATTTGCGATTATTTTGCCAAATATAAGTGCCAGCGAGACCGAGCATTTAGCTGAGAAAATCAGAAAAAAAGTCGAAAAAATCGAGTTTCCAATCGTGGCTACTGGCTCTGTTATAACTATTTCCGCGGGCATCGCTAATTATAATGGCAGTAATTATCTTACCCCTGAGGCATTATTACAGGCGGCAGATCAAGCACTTTATAACGCAAAACGGAACGGCCGCAACCAAGTACACATTCGCGAAACAGAAACAGTTCTGTAA
- the mgsA gene encoding methylglyoxal synthase, with protein MHIALIAHDEKKELMIEFATAYKHLLEPHELYATGTTGLRVIEATGLTVHRFKSGPLGGDQQIGARISENKMDLVIFLRDPLTAQPHEPDVTALIRLCDVYEIPLATNIGTAEVLIRGLRAGFLDWRDLRRNDE; from the coding sequence ATGCATATCGCTTTAATTGCGCACGACGAGAAAAAAGAGTTGATGATAGAATTTGCGACTGCGTATAAACATTTGTTAGAGCCGCATGAATTATATGCAACTGGGACGACCGGACTGCGGGTTATCGAAGCTACCGGTCTGACGGTGCATCGTTTTAAATCTGGTCCGCTTGGTGGAGATCAGCAAATCGGAGCGCGAATCTCGGAAAATAAAATGGACTTAGTTATTTTTTTGCGCGATCCATTAACTGCTCAACCACATGAACCTGATGTGACGGCGCTAATTAGATTATGTGATGTATACGAAATCCCGCTGGCAACAAATATTGGAACAGCAGAAGTCCTAATTCGTGGCTTACGTGCTGGTTTCCTCGATTGGCGGGATTTACGAAGAAACGATGAATAA
- a CDS encoding YitT family protein, giving the protein MLKTLRTKNICFIMLGTAIYAFGLVNFNIANNLGEGGLAGVTLFLLHFFQIDPAYSNLVLNIPLFLLGWRVLGNRALIYTGIGTVSLSLFLWIFQRIPYTLDLHNDLLLVALFAGGFSGVGLGLVFRYGGTTGGSDIIAKLLNHTKGISMGRTLFAIDAIVLIASLSYLDMRQVMYTLVAVFIGSRVIDFVQEGAYAARGALIISKNNDLIASHVMLSMNRGVTVLEGRGGFSKSEQDVLYIVVAKNEIIQLKNIVQAVDPHAFVSVSVVHDVMGEGFTLDENKNPIY; this is encoded by the coding sequence ATGTTAAAAACACTGCGCACCAAAAATATTTGTTTTATCATGCTTGGTACAGCGATTTATGCTTTCGGTCTCGTGAATTTCAATATCGCTAATAATTTAGGAGAAGGCGGGCTTGCTGGAGTTACGCTTTTCTTGCTACATTTCTTTCAAATTGACCCGGCATACTCGAATTTAGTTTTAAATATCCCGTTATTCCTTTTAGGGTGGCGTGTGTTAGGAAATCGCGCACTTATTTATACAGGTATTGGTACGGTTAGTTTGTCGTTATTTTTATGGATTTTCCAGCGTATTCCGTATACGTTAGATTTACATAATGATTTACTTCTGGTCGCGCTGTTTGCAGGTGGTTTTAGCGGTGTTGGCTTGGGTTTAGTATTCCGTTACGGTGGCACAACTGGCGGAAGTGATATTATTGCCAAATTACTTAATCATACAAAAGGAATTAGCATGGGACGGACACTATTTGCGATTGACGCCATTGTGCTAATTGCTTCCCTTTCTTATTTAGATATGCGCCAAGTAATGTACACACTTGTCGCTGTATTCATTGGTTCGCGAGTGATTGATTTTGTCCAAGAAGGCGCATATGCAGCTCGCGGGGCACTTATTATTTCAAAAAATAATGACTTGATCGCCTCACATGTCATGCTTTCGATGAATCGTGGTGTAACCGTTTTAGAAGGACGCGGCGGCTTTTCTAAAAGTGAACAAGATGTGCTTTATATCGTGGTTGCTAAAAACGAAATTATCCAATTAAAAAATATCGTTCAAGCAGTTGATCCACATGCTTTTGTGTCGGTTAGCGTTGTCCATGATGTGATGGGAGAAGGATTTACTCTTGATGAAAATAAAAATCCTATTTACTAA
- a CDS encoding EAL domain-containing protein: MNKPSVSEIIDQNLFDTIFEPIVKVENTQVFGYESLTRLQTDHWNAISDFIEEAEQDGMQKAFELLTIHNAVKCFHKNGDTPLFVNISYDTFLENREELQETLLDNGKIVFEFLETSRLPQERMNDLDEQLLLFQKNHKTKFAIDDFGSGYADLHRVFAHHSDFVKTDRLLLRDLFQSDGKKIFFEQLNNYVKKHHKSLIVEGVETKEQLTFLQDIGIPYAQGYYFHEGDKKKI, translated from the coding sequence ATGAATAAACCTTCTGTAAGTGAGATTATTGATCAAAACCTTTTTGATACAATATTTGAACCGATTGTTAAGGTAGAAAATACCCAAGTTTTCGGCTATGAATCACTCACCCGCTTACAAACAGATCACTGGAATGCTATTAGTGACTTTATCGAAGAAGCGGAACAGGATGGTATGCAAAAAGCATTTGAACTGCTGACCATTCATAATGCAGTTAAATGCTTTCACAAAAACGGTGATACACCATTATTTGTCAATATTTCCTATGATACTTTTTTAGAAAATCGAGAAGAACTTCAAGAAACTCTTCTTGATAACGGGAAAATAGTTTTTGAATTTTTGGAAACATCCAGACTACCTCAAGAACGAATGAACGACTTAGACGAGCAACTTCTTTTATTCCAGAAAAACCATAAAACTAAATTTGCTATTGATGATTTTGGTTCAGGTTATGCCGACTTGCACCGTGTATTTGCACACCATTCTGACTTTGTGAAAACGGATCGCTTATTGCTTCGTGATTTGTTTCAAAGTGATGGAAAAAAAATCTTCTTTGAGCAACTGAATAATTACGTCAAAAAACACCATAAATCCTTGATTGTCGAGGGAGTCGAAACAAAAGAACAACTAACATTTCTGCAAGACATTGGAATACCTTACGCACAAGGCTATTATTTTCATGAAGGTGATAAAAAGAAAATCTGA
- a CDS encoding nucleotide pyrophosphohydrolase, producing MAKTMAEIQKEVDDFIGGFEEGYFSPLAMMARITEETGELAREINHYYGEKPKKSTEPEKTVAEELGDCLFVLTCMANSLGIDMEQAHDTVMTKFKERDKNRWTKKEE from the coding sequence ATGGCGAAAACAATGGCAGAAATACAAAAAGAAGTGGATGATTTCATTGGTGGATTCGAGGAAGGTTATTTTTCCCCGCTAGCGATGATGGCAAGAATTACAGAAGAAACGGGCGAACTTGCCAGAGAAATAAATCATTACTACGGTGAAAAACCGAAGAAATCAACGGAACCAGAAAAAACAGTTGCCGAAGAATTAGGAGATTGCTTATTTGTACTTACCTGCATGGCTAATTCACTTGGCATTGATATGGAACAAGCGCACGATACAGTAATGACTAAATTTAAAGAACGCGATAAAAACCGCTGGACAAAAAAGGAGGAATAA
- a CDS encoding CCA tRNA nucleotidyltransferase: MNDVFKRALPVLQKLTTAGFEAYFVGGSVRDYLLNRTISDVDIATSAFPEEVKTIFSSTFDTGIAHGTVTVRENGECYEVTTFRTEGTYEDFRRPSEVTFIRSLEEDLLRRDFTMNAIAMDEKFQLHDPFSGRISIQNKEIKAVGKAQERFHEDALRMMRAIRFLSQLDFHLEKETEAALQSQIALLQHTSVERITVEWVKMIKGPAVKRAMDLLLKVEMENFLPGLKGKASALKEFASWDWEKRTTENAIWLGLVTTVQPSNVTTFLKAWKLPNKTIQLVGKTYQYALNKKQVWSADELYHAGVDVFSLVNEINVIQYGENQQETLNRAYQALPIHSKKDLAITGADLLKWSNEQAGPWMKETLEKIERAVILEEIENEKNQIRRWLGYHEE, encoded by the coding sequence ATGAATGACGTTTTTAAAAGAGCGCTTCCGGTACTCCAAAAATTAACTACGGCGGGATTTGAAGCGTATTTTGTTGGCGGATCTGTCAGAGATTATTTGCTAAATAGAACGATTTCCGATGTAGATATTGCTACCAGTGCTTTTCCAGAAGAAGTAAAAACGATCTTTTCTTCTACGTTTGATACTGGAATTGCCCATGGTACAGTGACGGTTCGAGAAAATGGCGAATGTTATGAAGTAACCACTTTTCGAACAGAAGGCACATATGAAGACTTTCGCCGTCCTAGTGAAGTGACATTTATCCGCTCATTAGAAGAAGATTTACTAAGACGAGATTTTACGATGAACGCCATTGCGATGGATGAAAAATTCCAATTACATGATCCATTTTCCGGGCGAATTTCAATTCAAAATAAAGAAATTAAAGCTGTTGGTAAAGCTCAAGAACGTTTTCATGAAGATGCACTTAGAATGATGCGAGCGATTCGCTTTCTTAGTCAATTAGATTTTCATTTGGAGAAAGAAACGGAAGCAGCATTACAAAGCCAAATAGCATTACTTCAGCATACTTCGGTTGAAAGAATTACCGTTGAATGGGTGAAAATGATTAAAGGGCCAGCTGTAAAACGCGCCATGGACTTACTTTTAAAAGTAGAAATGGAGAATTTTTTACCTGGTTTAAAAGGAAAAGCATCTGCGCTGAAGGAGTTTGCTAGCTGGGACTGGGAGAAGCGGACGACCGAAAATGCGATTTGGCTAGGGCTTGTTACCACTGTGCAACCAAGTAATGTCACGACTTTCTTAAAGGCTTGGAAATTACCTAACAAGACAATTCAACTAGTAGGAAAAACATATCAATATGCGCTAAATAAAAAGCAGGTTTGGTCGGCGGACGAACTTTATCATGCAGGGGTAGACGTCTTTTCTTTAGTAAATGAAATAAATGTAATTCAATATGGCGAAAATCAACAAGAAACGCTTAACAGAGCATATCAAGCGCTACCGATCCATTCAAAAAAAGATCTAGCAATAACTGGCGCGGATTTACTGAAATGGTCTAATGAACAGGCGGGACCTTGGATGAAGGAGACGCTTGAAAAAATAGAGCGTGCGGTAATTTTGGAAGAAATCGAAAATGAAAAAAATCAGATAAGAAGGTGGCTTGGCTATCATGAAGAATAA
- a CDS encoding biotin--[acetyl-CoA-carboxylase] ligase, giving the protein MKNNREKLLALFTESDGAYLSGQEIADSLGCSRTAVWKQMESLRKEGFEIEAVRNRGYRLSATAEQYTKDALLLGLETKFIGQHLEIHDSVTSTQIIAHQQIESSPEGTVIVADEQTAGKGRLLRPWNSKKGEGIWMSVILKPQIPIQKVPQFTFIASLAITEAIENITKLEPKIKWPNDIYIGKRKICGVLTEMQAEAETIHAVIIGMGINVNQQKFPEEIKDKASSLQLELGTSVSRKALLQEILTSLEKYYELFLNKGFAPIKLLWETKAIPFGEKLTASTTKGKIHGQVKGISDEGVLLLQDALGEVHSIYSADILLDSENN; this is encoded by the coding sequence ATGAAGAATAATCGAGAAAAATTACTTGCTTTATTTACAGAAAGTGATGGCGCTTATTTATCTGGTCAAGAGATTGCAGATAGTCTAGGTTGTTCTCGTACGGCTGTGTGGAAACAAATGGAATCACTACGTAAAGAAGGTTTTGAAATCGAAGCAGTTAGAAACCGTGGCTACCGTTTATCAGCTACCGCAGAGCAATATACAAAAGATGCGTTACTCCTTGGTCTAGAAACGAAATTTATTGGTCAACATTTGGAAATACATGATTCTGTAACCTCCACACAAATTATCGCCCACCAACAAATCGAATCAAGCCCAGAAGGAACCGTCATCGTAGCAGATGAACAAACTGCCGGAAAAGGTCGCTTGCTACGACCATGGAATTCGAAAAAAGGGGAAGGAATATGGATGAGCGTGATTTTAAAACCACAAATCCCTATTCAAAAAGTACCCCAATTTACTTTTATCGCTTCTCTCGCAATCACAGAAGCTATTGAAAACATTACGAAATTAGAACCAAAAATCAAATGGCCAAATGATATTTATATCGGTAAACGAAAAATCTGTGGCGTTCTGACCGAAATGCAAGCAGAGGCGGAAACCATTCATGCTGTTATCATTGGGATGGGTATCAACGTCAATCAACAAAAATTTCCAGAAGAAATCAAAGACAAAGCTAGTTCTCTTCAATTAGAACTTGGTACAAGCGTTTCTAGAAAAGCATTATTACAAGAAATTTTAACTTCTTTAGAAAAATATTATGAACTATTTTTAAATAAAGGTTTTGCACCGATCAAACTACTTTGGGAGACAAAAGCGATTCCATTCGGTGAGAAATTAACAGCAAGTACCACAAAAGGCAAGATTCACGGACAAGTAAAAGGAATTTCTGATGAAGGTGTATTATTACTCCAAGACGCACTCGGAGAAGTACATTCAATTTATTCGGCAGATATTTTACTTGATAGTGAAAATAATTAA
- a CDS encoding NAD-dependent malic enzyme → MTLKTGFDYLNNPLLNKGTAFSKEERLTYRLNGLLPPMIETLEQQAIRVEHQIEHLETALHKHQLLTNLYNENRTLYYYVVTKNVTDYLPLIYTPTIGDAVINYHQDYNSPDEAMFIDAFAPETLHTSLQNYAENNPNIDMIVITDGEGVLGIGDWGTNGVKIAVGKLAVYTVAAGLAPDRVLPVIIDAGTSNKTLLDDPRYLGNKRPRLSEAEYDTFIAQFVDAMKATFPKAILHWEDFGRANASRILQNYRDKICTFNDDIQGTGAMVVAAVLATINVSHIPLHDQKVIIFGAGTAGIGIADQLSSELMRETGLPFEEAKKHFYLVDRHGLVVDNMTDLTTGQKKYAHAHSEWTNVKTETLEQLVEAVHPTMLIGCSGVTGAFKESIIRKMAEHTDRPAILPLSNPTKLAEATAKDLLNWTNGKALIVTGSPSAPVGFEGITYEIGQANNALLYPGLGLGALVTRSKYITDGMLAAASKAVANQVTTNRPGAALLPHVSTLRETSRQVAIAVANQAIQEGIQQVELKNVTTAVEKEMWQPAYKGV, encoded by the coding sequence ATGACTTTAAAAACAGGTTTTGATTATTTGAACAATCCCCTTTTAAATAAAGGTACCGCTTTTTCTAAAGAAGAACGACTTACTTATCGCTTAAACGGACTACTCCCGCCAATGATTGAAACACTTGAGCAGCAAGCCATTCGGGTAGAGCATCAAATAGAGCATTTAGAAACTGCCTTACATAAGCATCAATTATTAACCAATTTATATAACGAAAACCGCACACTTTATTATTATGTTGTGACTAAAAATGTAACTGATTATTTACCACTTATTTATACGCCAACAATTGGAGACGCGGTAATCAATTATCATCAAGACTATAATTCTCCCGACGAAGCAATGTTTATCGATGCTTTTGCTCCTGAAACTTTGCATACTTCTTTGCAAAACTATGCAGAAAATAATCCAAACATTGATATGATTGTAATTACAGATGGTGAAGGTGTCCTTGGAATTGGTGATTGGGGAACAAATGGTGTCAAAATCGCCGTTGGAAAACTAGCTGTTTACACTGTTGCCGCCGGATTAGCACCTGACCGTGTGCTACCAGTCATTATTGATGCGGGAACTAGTAACAAGACGTTGCTTGATGATCCGCGTTATTTAGGGAACAAACGCCCCCGCTTATCTGAAGCAGAATATGATACTTTTATCGCTCAGTTTGTTGATGCCATGAAAGCAACTTTTCCAAAAGCAATTCTTCATTGGGAAGATTTTGGTCGAGCAAATGCAAGTCGGATATTGCAAAATTACCGCGATAAAATTTGTACATTTAATGACGATATTCAAGGTACGGGAGCAATGGTTGTTGCTGCTGTTCTCGCTACTATTAATGTTTCACATATTCCTTTGCATGACCAAAAAGTAATTATTTTCGGAGCTGGGACTGCAGGAATCGGTATTGCAGACCAACTTAGCAGTGAACTAATGCGCGAAACTGGTCTCCCTTTTGAAGAAGCTAAGAAGCACTTTTATCTTGTAGATCGACATGGTTTAGTAGTAGATAATATGACCGACTTAACTACTGGGCAAAAAAAATATGCGCACGCTCATTCTGAATGGACTAACGTTAAAACTGAGACACTAGAACAGTTAGTAGAGGCCGTTCACCCGACCATGCTAATTGGCTGTTCCGGCGTAACGGGCGCCTTCAAAGAGAGCATCATTCGCAAAATGGCAGAGCACACAGATCGTCCAGCGATTTTACCTCTTTCTAATCCGACCAAACTCGCTGAAGCCACGGCCAAAGATTTGCTTAACTGGACGAATGGAAAGGCGCTCATCGTTACAGGAAGTCCATCTGCACCTGTGGGATTTGAAGGTATTACTTATGAAATCGGTCAAGCAAACAACGCACTCCTTTATCCTGGGCTTGGGCTTGGAGCACTTGTTACTCGTTCAAAATACATTACAGATGGAATGTTAGCCGCCGCATCAAAAGCAGTAGCAAATCAAGTCACAACAAACAGACCTGGCGCAGCTCTTTTGCCTCATGTCAGTACGCTTAGAGAAACATCGCGTCAAGTTGCCATTGCAGTTGCAAATCAAGCTATCCAAGAAGGCATCCAGCAAGTAGAGCTTAAAAACGTCACAACTGCTGTTGAAAAAGAAATGTGGCAACCAGCCTACAAAGGAGTTTAG
- a CDS encoding GGDEF domain-containing protein, with product MVGIINSYIDSLALFLAILFIQGMSFRKIRQYRPSWFHNASMKNFLSVLLGVYYGLAGVYFIYLGAFENSPVVFTNMRILILMLTSVFGGRIPLICAYVVMMLGRISLNADPSITGRYIILMSLIFAACLLVTFWKKQRFSKFIALLILSFPAQLYYFINNFDGGRILQGFEIVEYLFLSFATGLLVFYACNYIDKSNLVIQTLTETAMTDSLTNLPNMRFFTQQFAWIFNKSLKKKAPLSLFIIDIDHFKEINDFHGHQAGNTVLAQFSSILKNRTFPPRTMFARIGGEEFAVLLQNVDATQAALIADHIREEIEHAKFPYTPTSGQVTISIGVATANCSFSTTESLFEAADQALYQAKQSGRNQISVHQGDAI from the coding sequence ATGGTGGGAATAATCAATTCATACATAGATAGTTTAGCTCTCTTTCTTGCTATCCTTTTTATCCAAGGAATGTCTTTTCGAAAAATCCGTCAATATCGTCCCAGTTGGTTCCATAATGCTAGCATGAAAAATTTTCTTTCCGTTTTACTTGGGGTTTACTACGGGCTTGCAGGCGTTTATTTTATTTATCTAGGTGCTTTTGAAAATAGTCCAGTTGTCTTTACGAATATGCGGATTTTGATTTTAATGCTTACTAGTGTCTTCGGTGGTCGCATACCACTTATTTGTGCTTATGTTGTTATGATGCTTGGTCGAATTAGTTTAAACGCCGACCCATCAATCACTGGCCGCTACATCATCTTAATGTCGCTAATTTTTGCCGCATGTTTACTCGTCACTTTTTGGAAAAAACAACGCTTCTCTAAATTTATTGCCTTATTAATTTTGTCTTTTCCAGCGCAACTTTATTATTTTATTAACAACTTTGATGGGGGACGTATTTTACAAGGATTTGAGATTGTCGAGTACCTATTTCTGTCCTTTGCTACTGGTTTACTCGTGTTCTATGCTTGTAATTATATTGATAAAAGTAATTTAGTTATTCAAACTTTGACCGAAACTGCGATGACCGATAGTTTGACTAACCTACCTAATATGCGATTTTTCACCCAACAATTTGCTTGGATTTTTAATAAGTCATTAAAAAAGAAAGCCCCTTTATCCCTTTTTATCATTGATATTGATCACTTTAAAGAGATTAATGATTTTCACGGACATCAAGCGGGTAATACTGTTTTGGCACAGTTTAGTAGCATTCTCAAAAACCGAACATTTCCGCCGCGCACAATGTTTGCCCGAATTGGCGGGGAAGAATTCGCTGTTTTACTGCAAAATGTTGACGCCACACAAGCAGCATTAATTGCCGACCATATCCGTGAAGAAATTGAACACGCTAAATTTCCGTACACCCCTACTAGCGGCCAAGTAACTATCTCGATTGGTGTCGCCACTGCAAATTGCTCTTTCTCAACTACAGAATCTTTATTCGAAGCAGCCGATCAAGCACTTTATCAAGCAAAACAAAGCGGTCGTAACCAAATTTCTGTTCACCAAGGAGACGCGATATGA